A DNA window from Brassica napus cultivar Da-Ae chromosome A4, Da-Ae, whole genome shotgun sequence contains the following coding sequences:
- the LOC106348371 gene encoding glutathione S-transferase F9: MVLKVYGPHFASPKRALVTLIEKGVPFETVPVDLMKGEHKQPAYLALQPFGTVPAVVDGDYKIFESRAVMRYVAEKYRSQGPDLLGKTVEDRGQVEQWLDVEATTFHPPLLNLTLHIMFASVMGFPSDEKLIKESEEKLSAVLDVYEAHLSKSKYLAGDFVSLADLAHLPFTDYLVGPIGKAYMIKDRKHVSAWWDDISSRPAWKETLEKYSFPA; encoded by the exons ATGGTGCTTAAGGTATACGGACCTCACTTTGCTTCACCAAAGCGTGCTTTGGTAACGCTTATCGAGAAGGGCGTTCCCTTCGAGACCGTCCCCGTCGATCTCATGAAAGGAGAGCACAAGCAGCCTGCTTATCTCGCCTTACAG CCTTTCGGTACCGTTCCTGCTGTTGTCGACGGTGACTACAAGATCTTCG AGTCACGTGCGGTGATGAGGTACGTAGCTGAGAAGTACAGGTCACAAGGACCTGACCTTTTGGGCAAAACCGTGGAAGACAGAGGTCAAGTTGAGCAATGGCTCGACGTTGAGGCCACCACTTTCCACCCACCTCTACTTAACCTCACACTCCACATCATGTTCGCATCAGTCATGGGATTCCCTTCTGATGAGAAGCTGATCAAGGAGAGCGAGGAGAAGCTCTCAGCTGTGCTCGATGTCTACGAGGCACATCTCTCCAAGAGCAAGTACTTGGCTGGAGATTTCGTCAGCTTGGCTGATTTGGCTCACCTCCCTTTCACTGATTACTTGGTTGGACCCATCGGTAAGGCTTACATGATCAAAGACAGGAAGCACGTGAGCGCGTGGTGGGATGATATTAGCAGCCGTCCTGCTTGGAAGGAGACTCTTGAGAAGTACTCATTCCCTGCTTAA
- the LOC106348373 gene encoding probable 2-oxoacid dependent dioxygenase, whose protein sequence is MEAKYDRATEVKAFDEMKLGVKGLVDAGISEIPRIFHHPHLTSTAPTPVLLPSSTMKIPTIDLGGGVFDSTVTRDRVILKIKEAVERYGFFQAINHGIPVEVMDKMKDRVCGFHEQDSDVRKKLYTRDNTKKVTYNSNFDLYSSPSANWRDTLSCFMSPDVPRREDLPEICGEIMLEYSKRVMELGELIFELLSEALGLDPNHLKEMDCTKGLLMLSHYYPPCPEPDLTFGTSQHSDRSFLTVLLQDNIGGLQVLQDGCWVDVPPVPGALLINLGDFLQLLTNDKFLSVEHRVLANRGEPRVSVASFFVHPLPSFRVYGPMKELLSEQNPPKYRDTTVTEYTRHYMARGLDGNSVLHQFKI, encoded by the exons atggaagcAAAGTACGATCGTGCTACCGAGGTAAAAGCTTTCGACGAAATGAAACTCGGAGTGAAAGGTCTCGTCGACGCCGGAATCTCAGAGATCCCCCGTATCTTCCACCACCCTCATCTCACTTCAACGGCTCCAACTCCAGTACTGCTTCCCTCCTCAACGATGAAGATCCCAACGATCGATCTTGGAGGTGGCGTGTTCGACTCCACGGTCACGCGAGATCGCGTGATCTTGAAGATCAAAGAAGCGGTGGAGAGATACGGGTTCTTCCAGGCGATAAACCATGGGATTCCGGTTGAAGTTATGGACAAGATGAAAGATAGGGTTTGTGGGTTTCATGAACAAGACTCAGACGTGAGAAAGAAGCTCTATACCCGGGATAACACCAAGAAGGTTACTTATAATAGTAACTTCGATCTCTATAGCTCTCCATCTGCCAACTGGAGAGATACTTTAAGTTGTTTCATGTCCCCTGATGTTCCAAGGAGAGAGGACTTGCCAGAGATTTGTGG GGAGATCATGTTGGAGTATTCAAAGCGAGTGATGGAGTTAGGGGAGCTAATCTTTGAGCTTTTATCAGAAGCTTTAGGGCTGGATCCTAACCATTTGAAAGAAATGGATTGCACAAAGGGTTTGTTAATGCTCTCTCATTACTACCCGCCTTGTCCTGAGCCTGACCTAACGTTCGGAACAAGTCAGCATTCAGACAGATCTTTTCTCACTGTTCTTCTTCAAGACAACATCGGTGGGCTTCAAGTTCTTCAGGATGGATGTTGGGTGGATGTTCCTCCTGTTCCTGGAGCTCTTCTCATCAACCTTGGAGATTTCTTACAG cTTTTAACGAATGACAAGTTTTTGAGCGTGGAGCATAGGGTTTTGGCTAACAGAGGTGAGCCTCGTGTTTCGGTAGCATCTTTCTTTGTGCATCCTTTGCCGAGTTTTCGAGTATATGGACCGATGAAAGAGCTTTTGTCTGAACAAAATCCTCCCAAGTATAGAGACACTACCGTCACTGAGTACACGAGACATTACATGGCCAGAGGGCTTGATGGGAACTCTGTGTTGCATCAATTCAAGATCTGA
- the LOC106348370 gene encoding switch-associated protein 70 has protein sequence MASNGASPRPVDATDSSLERIKRQLATGSGRNLLQGPLYKRSETLRKWNERWVILDPTTGKMEYKTRRNEPAIKGTILFDDNSTITVSPVNFQGLPKYNGCCIYISTPQKKDYFLCAETPGAARAWVTTLHATQLVLKAHKEAVDSLSGSGSSTLGTVATVVAAANSTALECSKEIQAAMQVSLRNALKITANKPIDGPLDDLTIMKETLRVKDEELQNLARELRSRDSMIKEIADKLSETAEAAVAAASAAHTMDEQRKIVCVELERLSKDSERQQEAAISKLKELEEKTSTLSREKDQLVKERDSALKEAHLWRSELGKARERVVILEGAVVRAEEKARVAEANGEAKAKEASQREAAAWAEKQELLAYVNMLQTQLQRQQLETEKVFEEKTESTNGETSLPMTTKETEKDVDKACLSVSKTASMPGENVVHMSEDQVVNAHAQAPVGENEWNDIQATEARVSDVREISAETERDSLDITVVTPESDVPRNDLPPESFHHQP, from the exons ATGGCTTCAAACGGCGCATCTCCG AGACCTGTTGATGCTACGGACAGTAGCTTGGAAAGGATCAAGAGACAGCTAGCAACTGGCTCCGGTCGGAACTTGCTACAGGGACCGCTTTACAAGCGGTCTGAAACT CTGAGAAAATGGAACGAACGGTGGGTGATACTTGATCCAACCACAGGAAAAATGGAGTACAA GACAAGACGGAACGAACCAGCTATCAAGGGAACGATTCTGTTTGACGATAATAGCACAATCACTGTCTCTCCTGTCAACTTCCA GGGGCTTCCGAAATATAATGGTTGCTGCATCT ATATTAGTACCCCACAGAAGAAAGATTACTTTTTGTGTGCAGAGACTCCTGGTGCAGCTAGAGCTTGGGTTACTACCTTACA TGCGACACAACTAGTTCTAAAGGCACATAAGGAGGCTGTTGATTCTCTAAGCGGAAGCGGTTCTTCAACACTTGGTACGGTTGCAACCGTTGTCGCCGCTGCTAATTCAACAGCGCTggaatgttccaaagagatccAAGCTGCAATGCAGGTCTCTCTGAGGAACGCACTGAAAATCACGGCTAATAAACCGATCGATGGACCACTAGATGATTTGACTATAATGAAG GAAACTCTGCGTGTGAAAGATGAAGAGCTACAAAATTTGGCGCGGGAACTTCGTTCTCGTGACTCAATGATAAAAGAGATAGCAGATAAGCTATCAGAGACGGCTGAAGCAGCTGTAGCGGCAGCATCTGCAGCTCACACAATGGATGAACAAAGGAAAATTGTTTGTGTGGAGCTTGAGCGCTTATCTAAAGACTCAGAGAGGCAGCAAGAAGCGGCTATATCGAAG CTGAAGGAACTGGAAGAGAAGACATCTACTCTGAGTAGGGAAAAAGATCAACTGGTCAAGGAAAGAGACTCTGCTCTCAAAGAGGCACATCTGTGGCGGTCTGAGCTGGGGAAAGCCAGAGAGCGTGTTGTAATACTTGAAGGAGCTGTTGTGAGAGCCGAAGAGAAAGCGAGGGTTGCAGAAGCAAATGGTGAAGCAAAAGCAAAGGAGGCTTCTCAGAGAGAGGCAGCTGCTTGGGCTGAGAAGCAAGAGCTTTTAGCTTATGTGAATATGTTACAAACCCAGCTTCAAAG GCAGCAACTAGAGACGGAGAAAGTGTTTGAGGAGAAGACTGAATCTACAAACGGCGAAACATCTCTTCCAATGACGACGAAAGAAACAGAAAAGGATGTGGACAAAGCATGTCTGAGCGTTTCGAAAACAGCGTCCATGCCGGGAGAGAATGTAGTCCATATGAGTGAAGATCAGGTGGTTAACGCTCATGCTCAGGCTCCGGTTGGAGAAAACGAATGGAATGATATTCAGGCGACAGAGGCAAGAGTTTCTGATGTAAGAGAAATATCTGCAGAGACTGAACGAGACAGCTTGGATATCACTGTAGTAACTCCTGAATCTGATGTTCCACGCAATGATCTGCCTCCTGAATCTTTTCATCATCAGCCTTGA